The nucleotide window TATATGACAGTTATTATAAACATAAATGTTGAAcatataataattatttatttattagtttTCTGAATAAACGGTGTGACTCTTTCTTACCTCACTATTATAACTCTTTAATGTAGTCATAACTCTTGAATATATCCACATAAAAATAATTGACAAACAAttaagaaaagggaaaaagaagcaaagagtgagcagaaaagcaaaaaaaaaatgagaaaaaagataaatgagTTTATTGGCCaaagagagatgccaagtcacCTTTTCTATTCTCTCctttatatatagatatagatttatAATGAGGGACCTTAAGGAGTGATGTGACATCTCTTATTGATTAGAAAATGTATTTATCTATTATCTCAATTTTTTAGGAATTTAAACacaataaattcaattattaaatcTGAAAAGATTCAGTTACAAGTTAGAAAAGGCGTCTTTCAAAATTCTCGAGGGTTGAAACCAAAATTTCACGACTTAACCCCAACATTATATTCTCTTCTCCCCATCAATTGGAATTTTCCCCAACTATTGTGCAGCATCACTATGAAATTGAACATTACGGGTGTGTTtagtacgaaggaaaatatttttcaatttttctatgTTTGATTGACTTAAATATTTCTGGAAGGAAAACATCCTAAATCTATTTCTAGATCCGGTCGAAAGCATAAAGCCGCCCGGTTTGAGTCTAAATGATTTGGTAGTTGGAAAAAGGCGCGCTATTGAAATCCTAGCTAAAAACGAGGAAGCACGGGATCCGGTGGTCGAAAGGCTGTTCCAGCCACCTACTAAACTGGTGGATCAGGAAAGCTGCCAAGAGTTAATGAAAGCATTACGGCTGGAGCGATGGCCAAACGCCATAAGGGCGGAGAGGGGGTCGCCCTACGAAGCCATTTATGCAGTGCTTGATgaatttaaccttttaaaaaaggGTGAGGGGGAAAGTCAGTAAGATGTCGGAGAAGGATGAGTTGGTTAAGAAGAATCCTAAGCCGAAAGCTAAGACGAAGGCTAAGAAAGAAGATGGTTTCAGTAGGTAGGATGAAGTATAGGTCGATTGAAGTAGGGAAGGTCGATTAAGGAAGAGAATGTAGCTTCAAGAATGAGGCAAGGCCAGCCGTTTGGTTGTTCTTTGACTTCGTGAGTACCTGCAttaaattccttttttttcttttttcattagCAATCCTTTTATTCTGTTTCCAAATCAGAATGGACATTCGATTGAAATAGTGCTTAAATGGAGcctgataaatgatgaaaaatgcatatttttaagTATATTTGCATATTAAATCTTGTGCGAGTCGCTAGAGTTTACATGGTTTTTGAAGTGAAATATACTCATTAtgtgtttcttatgtgtaggaacgagtttggatgataaatgatcaaaagatgacaattcaacacaaaaagaagagaaggaaaaatTGGGAGCTCGTCCAATTTCGTGCGTGGCACGAAAACGGAcgtgaaaaaggagaaaaatgaaaacatgaaacCGCAAAGCGAAGGCACGGATCGCTTCACGAACTGAAAAATTGCAAAAGCTGAGTCCGTGTCCAAGTTCGCGCGCTGCACGATAGTTGACGCACCCTCTAGCTCTCCTATCCGAAGTTGGATTGAAAACTTCCGCCCCTCATTAACCCTATGTCATATAAATACAGCATAAAACACCACTTTGAAGGGATAGAAGACTTTAGGGAGGCAAGAACACGCTAAGAGCAAGGAGGAGAAGGATTCAACTCCACGTTTTCCCCTCTTTCTTCCtctgtttctattattgattatgaattctagtattgtagttttgcatactattatgaatagctaatttgttatctagggttttgatggaacctattgaaggatgactTTCTTGTTACGTCAATATAGATTTGtcatagtattttctctatttattcaaTTACGTTATTAtatggttggttgaagagctctcaatcgactatGCCTATTTAATGTGTATTACTCAGGAGAgggtgcatatttaggtagttgttgaacaacatcacacctaacgtatatgagggatcaatacggagggtttaaaggtgagattagggataacgaaaccttggtgcgatccgagtgagccgtattTAAGTCTAACTAGCGTAAttcaggagaatatgtctagtaaattgtggtagttactcgggagagaattacgacactcggagcgctcatgatcggtagagaatacttaggtgaaattatagaagacattgCAGGAAGGATTCCGTCAATtgaggaaatcataactctagacctcgttaatcttttctccaacctgTAGTATCTTTAGTTGGTAATCTACTACTTTaactatttatttaattatatataagaatcttaatatttataacttaggaattgttcaaacttgtcttcttggtgatagtgaaccgTTGTAGCTAAACcctagttctctgtgggattcgactccggacttataaatcggattatatttgcagcgaccgcttagtcctttttataagacatagttgggcgtgatcaaattttggcgccgttgtgggggaactaacggtgtagctgtaggtttacatattgctaggtttcaagtttgaactttttcttctttgtatttgatttttttattttttatttttatttttgtgttacttgttgattttaaaaatatggcATTTTGGAATTATGATACTTTTGATGTTGGTAACTCTACTTTTGATCCTACTTATGCATATAGTGGAGGAAACCACCCttagaaaaattatcaaaatattcccgagagcgagttatgtgcaccaactcaatcttatgtgtggaatgtgtgtgatatgtgtggtggtcaagatggtcactttcatggttgtgcttatattttttatcttcccccaaccccttactttgatggttcttctttttcttgtgaagttaataggaataaAACACCCATTGATGATGATCAgaaagagatcaaggatatgctaaagtgccttgtggaacaaaatgatatgttaaagtgccttgTGGAGCAAAATAGTAAATTACAATTAcagatagaaaggcaagaggaaactattcacaacttgaaggttcaagtgagtcaactagttgaagattttaatgctcaacaagccaatattgtgAATAGTATCCAAGAAAAGCGTGAATTAGATACAGAAATTGAGGTGCTAGTGGAGAAGTCCAGAGTAGAACGCCAACAATCAATcgaactagattttgaggatgtcgatgttgtagaagagatactagagtcaaccaaggatattgcggatacatatttagttgactctagtacCATTGGTGTTGAGGATGCTGATAGTCCCGATGTTCATGcagttgagcgcattggtccacactccaagtattttttaacgttgtgtttggatgatgatatagaaatagagtcatccgagccacttgaggagtGAAGGGACgaggaacaaggtgcctacattctgAAATTTTTCTTGCCAGAAAATCAGGATTAcacacctcatctaaaggccaagaagtgcagaatactaaATTATTTTATTGGGCCAGTCAAATTAGTTCCACCACCCCAGGAgaataatcataagcttgaatcaaaacttAGGGTTCAGTTCATAAGCtcaaggtggaggcaaaaagtgattcgcgtcgtgccgtgacgttaaatcaagTGCTTGTTTGGAGGCAATCCAGTTTTACTGCTGtcttttatttacttatttatttatttttaattttattatatttgtagtgtcgatttttgattttctaggagcatgaaaagaaaagctattggaaggatgcaatagcaaaccagatggttggaactaagtgtgaggtacccgcacgaaggaccaagactggaagaagtctgagtaccctatGAGCCGCTAGTGCCTCAGCCtatggcctaccagggagtttcttttaccctcttgtatttatgggtgtgcattgaagacaatgcacaattttaagtgtggtgTGGAGAGACTGTTTGGGTGGATTCCTATGCTAGTTTAATTGTGttattttatatttgttgaaaaaaaataattaggtagaaataatccctcttggtttttcttatgaccacagttcttttccaagggatgaCTCTTTGAACCGAgtagtaatttttttaaatagaattttcaaaaggttttggacttttcccaacgatggacttcctagatagttttcttgagggtttaaagtctaaagaaaattACTAAAAGATTTTTTTTCAACTGATAATGGAATAGGAAGAACTTGAGTATCCATGTTTTTTGGCATGTTTTATATTGGGGCTTAGAGCTGGCGCATTTACACTGAAtactttcttctttattcttgtgACTATATGACTTGAGAGTATATGTGTTTATTTTGATGCTTGGGCTCGTCTATTGACTCATGTTATTACTTCCCAGTGTTTGAATTATATGATGACTGTGCTAGTTGCTTTAACTGGAGAGTGGGGTCTGAGTCGTCCTGAGTAAGTCATGTGCATTGTGTGAGGTGAGATTTTGGTTGTACACTGTGCCATCCTttgttagtctagaacttgccccgtgtgtgagTCAAAGCGAATGATTAAGTCTTGTGATTTTAGGAaatgatataggcgtttctttaaTTGATCCTTTAGTCTGTTTGCCTACCAGCGATAAAAATTATCCTTTGTTAGCTCAATTGAGCCTGTAAACCTTTTattttggtacccacattacaaaaCGAATCCCTGTTATTCTTAATTAAAGCtagttgaacctttacctccgaaagcacttaagtcactaaaagagaaggaaaaaagatTGGgtagtttttgagtggaaccTTAGAAAGGCCAAAAGGTGCATGCGTATATTGAGAGAGCCACTAGCTGGAAATACCAATATATGGAGGGTGTTGAAAAGATtttgaaacaaaaagaaagaaaaagaaaatacaaaataattaaaaaaaatccctCCAATTCACTTTGATATGCGCTAATGCTTATGTAGATGTGCTTAAAGTCAATGGGCTACATTATTTACGGTGTCGTAGCGTGATCACTAAGAGGATGCGCTTAAAAGCTAAAGTGTATTGTATTAAAATTGCCTAGGAAGTCACTATTATTCATTtctatcctacccgtcccttagcctacattacaactaaTGAAGACCTAATTGTTCCTAGACTTTGCaagcttaaattagtagagacTTATATTAGGGGAAAGCTTATGATACAAGCTTTGGGGCACATGCGTTTCTTTGCAAGAGTGAGTGAATTTCATTCTGTAAGTCCTTAAATTACACTTGAATTCATATTTGAGTGTGCGGACTAATTACTCTCTTTGTTTATTGGTGAGGGAACATGCTTTACAACAGATTAGTAAGGAACTCGTATCTTTAGTTTGCACAAGAAGCGAGTCATAAATAGGAATGTAGTAGAGCCAatttttgaggctaggatgttagagagtcacacaaatattttaaatagtcttGGCATTGGTCTAAAAATGAGGAGAGTATGAAGAGTACATATGTTAAGTTCTAAGCATTCCATTGTTATTGGTGTGATGCTTGGGTATGTTTTGAAAGGTATTTCTTGTCTATGCGCTTAATTTTATGTTGCTCGAAGACGAGCaaaagtttaagtgtggggtgctgataaatgatgaaaaatgcatatttttgagtAAATTTGCAAATTAAATCGTGGGTGAGTCGCGAGAGTTTACATaatttttgaagtgaaatataTTCATTATGTAtttcttatgtgtaggaacaagtttggatgataaatgatcaaaagatgacaattcAACACAAAAAGAAGAGAAGGAAAGAATTGGGAGCTCGTCCAATTTCGTGCGTGGCACGAAAACTGAcgcgaaaaaggagaaaaatgaaagaacaaaacaaCGAAGCGAAGGCACGGATCGCTTCGCGAACTGGAAAATTGCAAAAGCTGAGTCCGCGTCCAAGTTCGCGCGCTGCAAGAAAGTTGACGCGCCCTCCAGCTCTCTTATCCGAAGTTGGATTGAAAATTTCCGTCCCTCATCAACCCTAGGTCATATAAATACATCCTAAATCACCACTTTGAAGGGAGAGAAGACTTTAGGGAGGCAAGAACACGCTAGGAGCAAGGAGGAGAAGGATTCAACTCCACATTTTCCCCTCTTTCTACATCTACttctattattggttatgaattctagtattgtagttttgcatactattatgaatagctaatttgttatctagggttttgatagaaccttttgtaggataaattcttgttatgtttttatataattgagccgttgggtttctctatttgttcaactacgtttatattATGGTTGGTtaaagagctctcaatcgactgtgcctatttagtgtgtattacttgggagaaagtgcatatttaggtagttgttgaacaacatcataCCTACGTATATGAGGGAttaatacggagggtttaaaagtgggattagggataacgaaaccttggtgcgattcAAGTAAGCCGTATTTAAGGTCAGCTAgtgtaattcgggagaatatgtgtagtaaattatggtagttaCTCGGGAAAGAATTACGACactcagagcgctcatgatcggtagagaatacttaggcgaaataataaaagacatagcgggaaggatttcgacaattagaaaaattataactCTAGACCTACTTAATTTTTTCTCCAACCCGTAGTATCTTTAGTTGGTAATCTACTACtttaattatttagttaattagatataaaaatcttaatatttataacttaggaattgttcaaacttgtcttcttggtgattgaacagttgtagctaaactttagttctctgtgagatttgactccggacttgtaaacctgattatatttacaacgaccgcttagtcctttttataaggcatagttgggcgtgatcagagCCAGATTTACTCAAAATGGTACATGTTCTCTCTATGCATTTAGCCTTCTAACGCTGTGAATGATGTGTTGTTTAGATTTTCACTATGTGCTTATATGGTCTCACTCCAGTGTCTTCGTTTTTCTCTTTAATCCTTTCTACTCTTTGTATCTATAGAAAAAAATATTGGTGTATTAGAGTTGTAGAAGGATCTAAATAAGTAAAGGAAAGTATGTTTTGGTGATTTTTGATGAATACTCTTCCCCACTTTTGatgtaatttatatttatgtGAATGAATGTGATCAATATGAAACAATCATATAATCCATTTATCTGTAAATTAAAGTTTATTTACTTAAAAATTGAAAGTTGGAAGAAACAAACAAGTGAAATAACATACACACACGAATTGCAGGCGCACTATGCCCTTTTTGagggtttttatttttattgcttTAGTGTCACAAGTAAATGTCGCGTTCATTTTTTGAGAatcaaatacaaaagaaaaagatacaaaaataattttaaaaaagtaCTATTGAGTTAtacaataaccagattttaaccTCCTTTTTTGTATTCTCATTCGACAATACATCCTCTCTCTCCGCGAATCAAAAAATGCTATAACAAGGTATTAAAATTAATACTTATATTGACTTTTATGTTTAGTATTGTCGAATTGGTATAATATCATTAAAATAcaactatttatttttaaatataatatttctcTTCAATTATTTACAACTTTTAACTTCAACGTAATTTTAGCTTTCATTGAATTTGTATAGTAatattcttttttgtattttatgatattatataaattcaagaatacaaaatttgaaaaattcaagaaaatatatttcttcttcttttcttttaaaattagtAAATACAAATTAGTATTTCaacattgtttaaaacttaaaatttcaaatatTAGACACAGTAACAGTATACAATCGAGAAGGAAACCAGATAAATATAGTAGTATCTACtctaaataattaatattatgaTTAATTTCAATGTATATTATTTATAAGCGTTTAATTTATTTTCATAGAAAAGAGggtatggatatatatatatatatatatatatatatatatatatatatatatatatatatatatatatatattcacataattATCAAACATCTTCCTTCTCTGATAGTGTACATATAATTCATAGAAGTTTAGTAACTAACTATATGTTCTGTCAGCTGCACGTTTCCTTTGTACATTAAAACATGTACAAGCCAAGTCATAGAATAGGAGTCACTATAGTCAGCTTTTAAGGTCTTAATCACTCTCCAAAACTATTCCTATATTactatataaaataattttctaacTAAAACATTGTGTAGGCTGCAATTATGTAGAGAAGGACGTGAGACTTTCCAAATATGATACACCTTTtttatgtgcattaattattTCAAAGCTTATTGGtctcattttctctctttttggtGTTAAAAGACCACCAAAAGACACAATTTGAATTTGGGCAAAAGATCATGAGAGTCCTTATGTTTATCAAAATTCAAAAGTTAGTAACATGTGCCCTCTCACTATCTTTTGCCCCCTTTAGTTGTCAATTGTCATTATTATGGTAGCAAAAATAGCCATTTCCGTTGACTCATATATCCCACCCAAACCTGTTTAAATAAACACTACTAGACTGTTTTCTATATAGTTCTAGTGGCTAGCTCATTGCATTACAAGCACCTAACAAGTAACAAGTAACAAGTAACAATCACCTCTTTTCCAAAATTTCTGACTACTATggaaaaaggatattatcaaaaCTAGGTGTAAGAATCTGAGTCAGAAATGTCTTCCTTAACACAATTTTGGTTAATTTTAGCAGGTTTGAGAATGTAAATACATTAACCTTGAGTGCGTGCGGTTATGATAATTTCAAGAATCAGTTGATCATTGATAGATGTGCTGGTGAAATTAAATTAAGTGGCCATCTGCCTAAGGAATTTTTTTTAGACAACATCAAAATTCAAAAGAAGACTTTCTATATGCAAGtgaaggagaaaaaaaagaagatagaagACTTTTATATAGACACATCAAACATACAAAAACGAGGTAGGAAAATTAACCAAACACCAATTATTTGTTGCACAATATATTTTAAGACTCGCAAGTCACAGGCAATTTTCTGCATGTAAACATCTATACATCTCTGCCATAATATGTCTATAAGATCAAATTAAAATGGGCCAAGAAACTGCTTTCTTTACTCAGCTTTTATCTTCAAACAAAACAGTTTTGATAACCCATCGATATAATTGACTCCACAGATGTATCCCACAAAGAAGTGAGGTTTACAAACTCCACATACAAAGAGAAacctaaaaacaaagaaaaagagactTCTAAACAAATATTGCTAttaacatatatttttttatatagcaATAATGATGTTCAAGTCAACCTACACACACCTCTACTAATATTTATCTAAACCTGAATTATGATTTCTTATAGTTTTCACGGACTTCATTTCTCGATAGACTAATGAAAAGAGTTGAGCTTGAGCAATCTTGGAGGAGTAAGAACCCTATAAGAACCATAACCTTTAGCCATTTGGCTATTACCCAAACGCTTACCAGGACTAAATAAGGGACTACATGATCCACACCCTAAAGATTGAATCTCTTTGCTTCTGCCAATTTCAGCCAACACTTTGTAGAAGTGATCAACATCACAAGGTAAACAAATAGGGCCTTGGCTATAATTATAACCATACTCTTTTTCAGCATCTTCAAGCAACATCTTGAACATTGGATGGTTTGCATACTTTGTCTTTATCAC belongs to Nicotiana tabacum cultivar K326 chromosome 6, ASM71507v2, whole genome shotgun sequence and includes:
- the LOC107809368 gene encoding uncharacterized protein LOC107809368, giving the protein MNSEMGKGKEKQSNSSILKKLEKYLSMNKFSGTILSKSKSWHGTTTNIKSKVAPDGCFWVYVGPEKERFVIKTKYANHPMFKMLLEDAEKEYGYNYSQGPICLPCDVDHFYKVLAEIGRSKEIQSLGCGSCSPLFSPGKRLGNSQMAKGYGSYRVLTPPRLLKLNSFH